In the Mya arenaria isolate MELC-2E11 chromosome 11, ASM2691426v1 genome, one interval contains:
- the LOC128209141 gene encoding gamma-glutamylcyclotransferase-like: MSTFHYFAFGSNLLKERLQLANPSALFISTAKLQDHAIAFNSIGMDTLSNRWKGGAATIVEYPEQEVWGCVWRLDTKHRESLDKQELCYHVKDVDVVTPDNAKFTCITYFLPDHYLDLHEYDHRPSPMYLDVIIRGARQHKLPNTYLQALESIEHNGHHDNELDIYVSILKLLPDENQSVQSTKEIDDNHHHCSVLDHKATISFFEEYDSHWINGYITVDWH; the protein is encoded by the exons atgtcaacatttcattattttgcttttggAAGTAACTTGTTGAAGGAGCGTTTACAGTTGGCAAATCCAAGTGCTTTGTTCATTAGCACAGCAAAACTTCAA GACCATGCCATAGCTTTTAACAGTATCGGTATGGATACGCTATCCAATCGGTGGAAAGGAGGTGCAGCCACCATTGTAGAGTACCCTGAACAGGAAGTATGGGGCTGCGTGTGGAGACTGGACACCAAACACAGGGAATCACTCGATAA GCAAGAGTTGTGTTACCATGTGAAAGATGTGGATGTGGTTACCCCCGACAATGCGAAGTTCACGTGCATTACCTACTTCCTACCCGACCACTACTTAGATTTGCACGAGTACGACCACCGACCTTCTCCAATGTACCTTGATGTGATCATCCGAGGAGCAAGACAACACAAGCTACCGAACACCTATCTGCAAGCGCTAGAGTCAATCGAACACAACGGTCATCACGATAATGAGCTGGACATTTATGTCAGTATTTTGAAACTATTGCCGGACGAAAACCAGTCTGTTCAGTCGACCAAGGAAATCGATGATAACCACCACCATTGCAGTGTTTTGGACCACAAAGCGACGATTTCATTCTTTGAGGAATATGACAGCCATTGGATAAATGGTTatataacagttgactggcacTAG